From the Methylobacterium currus genome, one window contains:
- the hpnK gene encoding hopanoid biosynthesis-associated protein HpnK: MPAPRKRLVVTSDDFGLSPQVNAAVEQAHRHGILTAASLMVSAPAAADALARARAMPSLRVGLHLVLVEAWPTLPAAELPDLTDGAGLMRADQARLGLDLALKARARRQLEAEIRAQFEAFRATGLPLDHVNAHKHFHIHPIIAGMVLAVGRDYGMRAIRVPREPRDTLRRAEPGTTPGLALDTAPWSALLRARARRAGLLVPDRVLGLAWSGAMMPARVQALLGQLPDGLTELYLHPATDGGFPGEAPGYAYAQELAALVAPGSRAALAASGAVTGGFSDFSR; the protein is encoded by the coding sequence ATGCCCGCGCCCCGCAAGCGCCTCGTCGTCACCTCGGACGATTTCGGCCTCTCGCCCCAGGTCAACGCAGCGGTGGAGCAGGCCCACCGGCACGGCATCCTCACCGCGGCGAGCCTGATGGTCTCCGCACCCGCCGCCGCCGACGCGCTGGCGCGGGCCCGGGCGATGCCGTCCCTGCGGGTGGGGCTGCACCTCGTGCTGGTCGAGGCCTGGCCGACCCTGCCGGCGGCGGAGCTGCCCGATCTTACCGACGGCGCCGGGCTCATGCGGGCCGACCAGGCGCGGCTCGGTCTCGACCTGGCACTGAAGGCCCGCGCCCGGCGCCAGCTCGAGGCCGAGATCCGGGCGCAGTTCGAGGCCTTCCGGGCGACCGGGCTGCCCCTCGACCACGTCAACGCGCACAAGCACTTCCACATCCACCCGATCATCGCCGGGATGGTGTTGGCGGTCGGGCGCGATTACGGGATGCGGGCGATCCGAGTGCCGCGCGAGCCGCGGGACACCTTGCGCCGCGCCGAGCCCGGGACGACGCCCGGCCTCGCCCTCGACACCGCGCCGTGGTCGGCCCTGCTGCGCGCCCGGGCCCGGCGCGCCGGTCTTCTCGTCCCCGACCGCGTGCTCGGCCTCGCCTGGTCGGGGGCGATGATGCCCGCCCGGGTCCAGGCCCTGCTGGGCCAGCTGCCGGACGGGCTGACCGAGCTCTACCTGCACCCCGCCACCGATGGCGGCTTCCCCGGCGAGGCGCCGGGCTACGCCTATGCTCAGGAACTCGCCGCCCTGGTGGCGCCCGGCAGCCGGGCGGCGCTGGCGGCTTCGGGTGCCGTGACGGGCGGTTTCTCGGATTTCTCTCGCTGA
- the hpnJ gene encoding hopanoid biosynthesis associated radical SAM protein HpnJ, translated as MRTLFLQAPTFDGFDGGAGSRYQAKREIKSFWYPTWLAQPAALVPNSKLIDAPPHDIKLPEIVAQANDFDLVVLHTSVPSFKSDVKTIEALKAANPKLIAGLIGAKVAVDAAGSMAQAPVVDFCARNEFDFTVKEVAEGVPMAEIKGLSYRDADGVVVHNPDREIMTDMDQLPFVTSVYKRDLQMEKYFIGYLKHPYISFYSGRGCKSRCTFCLWPQTVGGHTYRTRSVAHVIEEIKYCLKEFPQTKEFFFDDDTFTDNLPRAEEIARELGKLGVTWSCNAKANVPRETLKVLKENGLRLLLVGYESGNQQILHNIKKGMRVEVAEKFTKDCHELGIAIHGTFILGLPGETKETIQETIAFAKRINPHTIQVSLAAPYPGTFLYKQAVENGWLDKDNAELVDENGVQIAPLHYPHLSHTEIFNSVEEFYKKFYFRAPKIASIVSEMVRSPDMMKRRLREGVEFWHFLRERQGVAKKAA; from the coding sequence ATGCGGACCCTCTTCCTCCAGGCCCCCACCTTCGACGGCTTCGACGGCGGCGCCGGCTCGCGCTACCAGGCCAAGCGCGAGATCAAGTCGTTCTGGTACCCGACCTGGCTCGCCCAGCCGGCCGCCCTGGTGCCGAACTCCAAGCTGATCGACGCGCCGCCGCACGACATCAAGCTGCCGGAGATCGTGGCCCAGGCCAACGACTTCGACCTCGTGGTGCTGCACACCTCGGTGCCGTCGTTCAAGTCGGACGTGAAGACCATCGAGGCGCTGAAGGCGGCCAACCCCAAGCTGATCGCCGGCCTGATCGGCGCCAAGGTGGCGGTGGACGCCGCCGGGTCGATGGCCCAGGCGCCGGTGGTCGATTTTTGCGCCCGCAACGAGTTCGACTTCACCGTCAAGGAGGTCGCCGAGGGCGTGCCGATGGCGGAGATCAAGGGTCTCTCCTACCGGGATGCCGACGGTGTCGTGGTCCATAACCCGGACCGCGAGATCATGACCGACATGGACCAGCTGCCGTTCGTGACCTCGGTCTACAAGCGCGACCTGCAGATGGAGAAGTACTTCATCGGCTACCTGAAGCACCCCTACATCTCGTTCTATTCGGGCCGGGGCTGCAAGTCGCGCTGCACCTTCTGCCTGTGGCCGCAGACGGTCGGCGGCCACACCTATCGCACCCGCTCGGTCGCGCACGTGATCGAGGAGATCAAGTACTGCCTGAAGGAGTTCCCGCAGACCAAGGAGTTCTTCTTCGACGACGACACCTTCACCGACAACCTGCCGCGCGCGGAAGAGATCGCCCGCGAGCTCGGCAAGCTCGGCGTGACCTGGTCGTGCAACGCCAAGGCCAACGTGCCGCGCGAGACCCTGAAGGTTCTGAAGGAGAACGGCCTGCGCCTGCTGCTGGTCGGCTACGAGTCGGGCAACCAGCAGATCCTGCACAACATCAAGAAGGGCATGCGGGTCGAGGTCGCGGAGAAGTTCACGAAGGACTGCCACGAGCTCGGCATCGCCATCCACGGCACCTTCATCCTCGGCCTGCCCGGCGAGACCAAGGAGACGATCCAGGAGACGATCGCCTTCGCCAAGCGGATCAACCCGCACACCATCCAGGTCTCGCTCGCAGCACCCTATCCGGGCACCTTCCTGTACAAGCAGGCGGTGGAGAACGGCTGGCTCGACAAGGACAACGCCGAGCTGGTCGACGAGAATGGCGTGCAGATCGCGCCGCTGCACTACCCGCACCTGTCCCACACCGAGATCTTTAACTCGGTGGAGGAGTTCTACAAGAAGTTCTACTTCCGCGCCCCGAAGATCGCCTCGATCGTCAGCGAGATGGTGCGCTCACCCGACATGATGAAGCGGCGCCTGCGCGAGGGCGTCGAGTTCTGGCACTTCCTGCGCGAGCGCCAGGGCGTCGCCAAGAAGGCGGCCTGA
- a CDS encoding molybdate ABC transporter substrate-binding protein, with translation MRRLETPIRALHRAGGAACLVLALVAPAGAAEITLLTTGAYKPIAAALVPDFERRTGHRVTIRNGTAGAVAQAIRDGARPDLVVLTPNGLEALIRDRHLAGAPPMPLAKVGIGVAVRDGAPVPDIATVAGFREALLQARAVAMVDPASGGSSGIYLAQLFERLGIADRLKDKLVLVQGGLAASRLVSGEADLALQQTSELLIVAGARLVGPIPAELQNDTVYAGMVPVGAAEAEAAAALLRNLAGAGAAPVLAEKGMAPP, from the coding sequence ATGCGCCGCCTCGAGACCCCGATCCGAGCCCTGCACCGTGCGGGCGGCGCGGCGTGCCTCGTCCTCGCCCTCGTTGCGCCAGCAGGGGCGGCCGAGATCACGCTTCTCACCACCGGTGCCTACAAGCCGATCGCGGCCGCGCTGGTGCCGGATTTCGAGCGCCGCACCGGCCACAGGGTGACGATCCGCAACGGCACCGCCGGAGCGGTGGCGCAGGCGATCCGCGACGGTGCGCGCCCCGACCTCGTGGTGCTGACCCCGAACGGCCTGGAGGCGCTGATCCGAGACCGTCATCTCGCCGGTGCGCCGCCGATGCCGCTCGCGAAGGTCGGCATCGGCGTCGCGGTCCGTGACGGAGCGCCGGTTCCCGACATCGCCACCGTGGCAGGCTTTCGCGAGGCGCTGCTCCAGGCGCGGGCCGTCGCGATGGTCGATCCGGCCTCGGGCGGGTCGAGCGGGATCTACCTCGCGCAGCTCTTCGAGCGCCTCGGCATTGCGGATCGGCTCAAGGACAAGCTCGTCCTGGTGCAGGGCGGGCTGGCTGCCTCGCGCCTCGTCTCCGGCGAGGCCGACCTCGCGCTCCAGCAGACGAGCGAGCTGCTGATCGTGGCGGGCGCGCGCCTCGTCGGCCCAATCCCGGCGGAGTTGCAGAACGACACCGTGTATGCCGGGATGGTCCCGGTGGGGGCGGCAGAGGCCGAGGCTGCCGCTGCGCTCCTGCGCAACCTCGCCGGTGCCGGCGCCGCGCCGGTCCTGGCGGAGAAGGGCATGGCGCCGCCGTGA
- a CDS encoding GTP cyclohydrolase II: protein MTSSNRSTHIRLTSHPEPGAARWPIRWGAADPRERGPIIGTVTNPADRNVIGANGGAYSLYRALAIAGRAMNPLARPDLTNTHPVVAIGPHPQWADPEKIVSLDPWGHLPGEVFREAITSGTDIRPTIAVTKARLSLPEILAAMGAHRLAADGTVLHATGDISVTKIAVDPVWYLPGVAARFGTSETALRRILFEQTGGMFPELVTRPDLQVFLPPIGGCTVYVMGEVAGLSDPRRRIACRVHDECNGSDVFGSDICTCRPYLTHGIEECVREAQAGGTGVIVYNRKEGRALGEVTKFLVYNARKRQEGGDSAATYFERTECVAGVQDARFQQLMPDVLHWLGIRRIDRLMSMSNMKYDAITGSGIEVGERVPIPPELIPPDASVEMEAKKAAGYYAPDGVTESLDAVKGRDLERF from the coding sequence ATGACCAGTTCCAACCGCTCGACGCATATCCGGCTCACCTCGCATCCGGAGCCGGGCGCCGCCCGCTGGCCGATCCGCTGGGGCGCCGCCGACCCGCGCGAGCGGGGGCCGATCATCGGCACCGTCACCAATCCGGCCGATCGCAACGTGATCGGCGCCAATGGCGGCGCCTATTCGCTCTACCGCGCCCTTGCGATCGCGGGCCGGGCGATGAATCCCCTGGCGCGGCCGGACCTCACCAACACCCATCCGGTGGTCGCGATCGGGCCGCACCCGCAATGGGCGGACCCGGAGAAAATCGTCTCCCTCGATCCCTGGGGCCATCTGCCGGGCGAGGTGTTCCGCGAGGCGATTACCTCCGGCACCGACATCCGCCCGACCATCGCGGTGACCAAGGCGCGGTTGAGCCTGCCGGAGATCCTGGCGGCGATGGGCGCCCATCGCCTCGCCGCCGACGGCACGGTGCTGCACGCGACCGGCGACATCTCGGTCACCAAGATCGCGGTCGATCCGGTCTGGTACCTGCCGGGCGTCGCCGCTCGGTTCGGCACCAGCGAGACGGCCCTGCGCCGCATCCTGTTCGAGCAGACCGGCGGCATGTTCCCGGAACTGGTCACCCGGCCCGACCTCCAGGTCTTCCTGCCGCCGATCGGCGGCTGCACCGTCTACGTGATGGGCGAGGTGGCCGGCCTATCCGACCCGCGCCGGCGCATCGCCTGCCGCGTCCACGACGAGTGCAACGGCTCGGACGTGTTCGGCTCCGACATCTGCACCTGCCGGCCCTACCTCACCCACGGCATCGAGGAATGCGTGCGGGAGGCGCAAGCGGGCGGCACCGGCGTCATCGTCTACAACCGCAAGGAAGGGCGGGCGCTCGGCGAGGTGACCAAGTTCCTGGTGTACAACGCGCGCAAGCGCCAGGAGGGGGGCGATTCCGCCGCCACCTACTTCGAGCGCACCGAGTGCGTCGCCGGCGTGCAGGATGCCCGCTTCCAGCAGCTGATGCCGGACGTGCTGCACTGGCTCGGCATCCGCCGCATCGACCGGCTGATGTCGATGTCGAACATGAAGTACGACGCCATCACCGGGTCGGGCATCGAGGTCGGCGAGCGGGTGCCGATCCCGCCGGAGCTGATCCCGCCCGACGCCTCGGTCGAGATGGAAGCCAAGAAGGCGGCGGGCTATTACGCGCCGGACGGCGTCACCGAGTCCCTCGACGCCGTGAAGGGCCGCGATCTCGAGCGGTTCTGA
- a CDS encoding DUF2852 domain-containing protein, whose amino-acid sequence MSYTSAPWSSGRACRNGPFPRRSIEIGAIVIGFIYAWPLAAAYVVWKLMGYPALNEMKSFAERSFRNGFSGFSGFGAARHDSGNWAFEEYRRKEIERLEEERRRLEEESRAFTEFVDELKRARDREQFDAFMARRRAGSNF is encoded by the coding sequence GTGTCGTATACCTCAGCCCCCTGGTCGAGCGGCCGTGCCTGCCGCAACGGCCCGTTCCCACGCCGCTCGATCGAGATCGGCGCGATCGTCATCGGTTTCATCTATGCGTGGCCGTTGGCCGCGGCCTACGTGGTGTGGAAGCTCATGGGTTATCCGGCTCTCAACGAGATGAAGTCCTTCGCCGAGCGGTCCTTCCGGAATGGCTTCTCGGGCTTCTCCGGCTTCGGCGCGGCCCGCCACGACAGCGGCAACTGGGCCTTCGAAGAGTATCGCCGCAAGGAGATCGAGCGCCTCGAAGAGGAGCGCCGCCGCCTCGAAGAGGAGAGCCGCGCCTTCACCGAGTTCGTGGACGAGCTGAAGCGTGCCCGCGACCGGGAGCAGTTCGACGCCTTCATGGCCCGCCGCCGCGCCGGTTCGAACTTCTGA